The following proteins come from a genomic window of Candidatus Hydrogenedens sp.:
- the pyrE gene encoding orotate phosphoribosyltransferase — MKNEEVLDLFVRHKALLDGHFVYASGRHGNQFLQFARILQYPKVVEKLCYELSQYFKNLQIDLVTGPATGGIILAHEVAKHLDCHSAFLEKEPEGGMAMKRGFKLVKGWKVIVVEDITTTGGSVKKCIKHLQERGANVVGVGCIVNRNPGNVSFDVPFYSLAEIHLASWLPEECELCKKGEPITEPDNILLH, encoded by the coding sequence ATGAAAAATGAAGAAGTTTTAGACTTATTTGTTCGCCATAAAGCCTTACTTGATGGACATTTTGTTTATGCCAGTGGAAGACATGGAAATCAGTTCTTGCAATTTGCCCGTATATTGCAATACCCCAAAGTTGTAGAAAAATTATGTTATGAATTATCTCAATATTTCAAGAATTTACAAATTGATTTAGTTACAGGTCCTGCTACGGGTGGTATCATTTTGGCACATGAGGTAGCCAAACATCTGGATTGTCATTCCGCATTTCTTGAAAAAGAGCCAGAAGGGGGTATGGCTATGAAAAGGGGGTTTAAGTTGGTCAAAGGTTGGAAGGTAATCGTTGTGGAAGATATTACAACAACAGGTGGTTCTGTGAAGAAATGTATAAAACATTTGCAGGAAAGGGGTGCTAATGTTGTTGGTGTGGGTTGTATTGTAAATAGAAATCCAGGGAATGTTTCGTTCGATGTGCCATTTTATTCTTTAGCAGAAATCCATTTAGCGAGTTGGTTACCGGAAGAATGTGAACTATGTAAAAAAGGAGAACCTATTACAGAGCCCGATAATATACTTCTTCATTGA